A region of Acidisarcina sp. DNA encodes the following proteins:
- a CDS encoding DEAD/DEAH box helicase, giving the protein MTKRGQRGQSQEPDPLSLFHPVTAEWFRAVFKRPTAPQRLGWPVIARGESTLILAPTGTGKTLTAFLWCLDRLMLHASEPAAEGCRVLYISPLKALAVDVERNLRMPLAGIADMARSRGVAFHTPEIGVRTGDTPQKERSRFRRHPSEILITTPESLYLILTSDAGASLRSVETVIVDEIHALVPTKRGAHLALSLERLQAICGQRLQRIGLSATQRPLEEVAHFLSGVEAATPETSEASEHDNLAAEFTGDIEDPAFPAFRPVTILNATEPKRLELRVEVPVEDMARLGQVEERASETASKEPKRTSIWSAIHPRLLEIVRSRTSTIIFVNSRRIAERLAGALNELAGETLARAHHGSLAAAQRTEIEELLKAGQIRALVATSSLELGIDMGAVDLVVQIEAPPSVASGMQRIGRAGHHVGAASEGIIFPKFRADLVACAAVTRAMHEGLVESTRYLRNPLDVLAQQIVAITAQPPQRTLASRRKDVPPIDPEISVEEMYRIIRSAAPFASLTRAAFEGVLDLLAGRYPSDEFSELRPRITWDRNRNLLTPREGSKILAVLNGGTIPDRGLYGVFLASSETKPVRVGELDEEMVFESRTGDTFVLGASTWRIDEITHDRVLVSPAPGEPGKMPFWHGDAAGRPLEFGRRIGQLVRELCAMPRTAALSKLAREHDLDPAAAENMMRFLGDQQIATTAVPDDHTIVIERCRDELGDWRVCILTPFGSRIHAPWAMAITERSRAAGGPDVEPLWGDDGLVLRFPDSDIVPDVQQFLLDPAEATSLVLRQLGSTALFAAKFRESAARALLLPRRRAQGRAPLWQQRKRAHDLLSVASRYPAFPMLLEAYRECLRDVFDMPAFLETLRAIATRNIRVHVADSQTPSPFASSLLFSYVANYIYDGDAPLAERRAQALSIDQDQLRELMGDADLRELLDADAIAEVEEHLQSLAEPMRARSADGMHDLLLHLGDISRDELARRCVSPNLLKNLDRLQRVRRVVEVKIAGEKRWIAVEDAARYRDALGLSLPRGLPAALLTQVGAPVVELVRRYARTHGPFTLDEVIARFSLDAAQVEKALRILMADERIVEGGFRPGGVHREWCDVEVLRSIRRKSLARLRKEVEPVEPQVLARLFTHWQGVLQPRRGLDALLDAIENLQGAPLPASLLETAILPARLVNYSSAHLDTLIAAGEVMWCGFDALGEHDGRVSLYLADKLRSLLPLRSARDAGSGAPLSPRELAILEELRRGGAAFFSQIHDAVGGGYPGETLDALWSLVWRGKVTNDTFHALRAYVAKPSTVRPSRHQHNLPAYRSRRTTPPSAQGRWALVPVEEATAETASALQTEWSHAIALQLLHRYGVLTRESVASENLPGGFSAIYDVLKALEESGRVRRGYFVAGLGATQFALPAAVDLLRSLRNSAQPEKSEMVLLAATDPANPYGSVLRWPAAAQADEGEEQAPRSLARSVGASVVLRNGELVAYLRRNNPNLQVFLPLEEPERTNVARDLAHFLARTTQEEMQRHNADRRGGMLVAAINGQPAHLHWMARLLLDAGFQAAPLGFNLRRMLLPPQSEESIAPEVH; this is encoded by the coding sequence ATGACGAAGCGAGGGCAACGCGGGCAGTCGCAGGAGCCTGATCCACTTTCGCTCTTTCATCCGGTTACGGCAGAGTGGTTTCGCGCCGTATTCAAGCGCCCGACCGCGCCACAGCGGCTCGGCTGGCCTGTCATCGCGCGCGGAGAAAGCACTCTCATTCTTGCGCCCACGGGTACGGGAAAGACGCTGACTGCGTTTCTCTGGTGCCTTGACCGGCTAATGCTGCACGCGAGCGAGCCAGCCGCGGAAGGCTGCCGCGTACTCTACATCAGCCCGTTGAAAGCACTGGCGGTCGACGTGGAGCGCAACCTGCGCATGCCGCTTGCGGGCATCGCCGATATGGCGCGCAGCCGCGGAGTCGCCTTTCATACACCAGAGATCGGCGTGCGCACCGGCGACACTCCACAGAAAGAGCGCAGTCGCTTTCGCCGGCATCCGTCCGAGATACTGATTACCACGCCGGAATCGCTATACCTGATTCTGACCTCCGATGCTGGCGCTAGCCTGCGCAGCGTCGAGACCGTGATTGTTGACGAGATTCACGCTCTGGTGCCGACCAAGCGCGGCGCTCACCTCGCTCTTTCTCTCGAGCGCCTCCAGGCGATCTGCGGTCAAAGGCTGCAACGCATCGGCCTCTCCGCAACGCAGAGACCGTTGGAGGAGGTAGCCCACTTTCTTTCGGGCGTGGAAGCAGCGACTCCGGAGACATCGGAGGCAAGCGAGCACGATAACCTCGCGGCGGAGTTTACGGGCGATATAGAGGATCCAGCATTTCCGGCATTCCGGCCTGTAACCATCCTCAATGCCACCGAACCGAAACGGCTGGAACTGCGGGTTGAAGTTCCTGTAGAGGACATGGCGCGCCTGGGACAGGTAGAGGAGCGCGCCAGCGAAACTGCCTCCAAGGAGCCAAAGCGCACCTCCATCTGGAGTGCAATTCATCCGCGCCTGCTGGAGATTGTGCGCTCTCGTACTTCGACCATCATCTTTGTAAACAGCCGCCGCATTGCGGAGCGTCTTGCGGGAGCGCTGAACGAACTGGCAGGCGAGACACTGGCGCGGGCCCATCACGGTTCGCTGGCGGCTGCGCAGCGCACAGAGATAGAGGAGCTGCTGAAAGCCGGTCAGATCCGTGCGCTGGTGGCCACATCGTCGCTGGAGCTTGGCATCGACATGGGCGCAGTCGATCTCGTGGTGCAGATTGAAGCGCCGCCATCGGTTGCCAGCGGCATGCAGCGTATTGGCCGCGCAGGGCACCATGTCGGCGCAGCCAGCGAAGGCATCATCTTTCCTAAATTTCGTGCCGACCTGGTGGCCTGTGCAGCGGTGACCCGCGCCATGCATGAAGGGCTGGTGGAGTCTACGCGCTACCTGCGGAATCCGCTCGACGTTCTGGCCCAGCAGATCGTTGCCATTACCGCTCAACCGCCGCAGCGCACACTCGCAAGCCGACGGAAGGACGTACCGCCGATCGACCCGGAGATCAGCGTCGAGGAGATGTACAGAATCATTCGTAGCGCAGCGCCCTTCGCTTCTCTTACGCGCGCGGCATTTGAGGGCGTGCTGGATCTGCTGGCCGGCAGATATCCCTCAGATGAATTTTCCGAGCTGCGTCCGCGCATCACTTGGGACCGCAATCGCAATCTTCTGACTCCGCGCGAAGGCTCCAAGATCCTCGCTGTTTTGAATGGTGGAACCATACCCGATCGCGGATTGTATGGGGTCTTTCTCGCCAGCTCCGAGACCAAGCCAGTTCGAGTGGGGGAGCTGGATGAAGAGATGGTCTTCGAAAGCCGCACAGGAGACACGTTCGTGCTTGGTGCGTCCACCTGGCGCATCGATGAGATAACGCATGACCGCGTGCTGGTTTCTCCCGCGCCGGGCGAGCCGGGAAAGATGCCTTTCTGGCATGGCGATGCCGCAGGGCGACCGCTGGAGTTTGGCCGCCGCATTGGTCAGCTTGTGCGCGAGCTTTGCGCCATGCCACGAACGGCCGCGCTCAGTAAATTAGCTCGCGAACACGATCTCGATCCGGCAGCAGCGGAAAACATGATGCGCTTTCTCGGGGATCAGCAAATTGCAACTACGGCTGTTCCAGATGATCACACGATTGTGATTGAGCGCTGCCGCGACGAACTGGGAGACTGGCGTGTCTGCATCCTTACGCCCTTCGGAAGCCGCATTCACGCGCCCTGGGCGATGGCGATCACAGAGAGGAGTCGAGCGGCGGGCGGGCCGGACGTCGAGCCATTGTGGGGCGACGATGGCCTGGTGCTGCGCTTTCCCGATAGTGACATAGTGCCGGATGTTCAGCAGTTTTTGCTGGATCCGGCCGAGGCCACCAGCCTCGTCCTGCGCCAGCTCGGATCGACTGCGTTGTTCGCTGCGAAATTTCGCGAGAGCGCAGCGCGTGCGTTGCTCCTGCCCCGCCGCCGTGCCCAGGGCCGCGCTCCGCTATGGCAGCAGCGCAAGCGAGCCCATGACCTTTTGTCGGTCGCATCCCGCTATCCGGCATTTCCCATGTTGCTGGAGGCGTACCGTGAGTGCCTGCGCGATGTCTTCGATATGCCCGCGTTCCTTGAAACGTTGCGTGCGATTGCGACGCGTAACATTCGCGTGCATGTCGCGGATTCGCAGACACCCTCGCCCTTTGCCTCTTCGCTGCTCTTCAGCTATGTGGCGAACTATATCTACGATGGCGACGCTCCCCTCGCTGAGCGCAGGGCGCAGGCACTCTCCATCGATCAGGATCAGCTTCGCGAACTGATGGGCGACGCCGATCTGCGCGAGCTTCTGGATGCGGATGCCATTGCGGAAGTAGAAGAGCATCTTCAATCTCTTGCCGAGCCGATGCGTGCCCGCTCCGCCGATGGCATGCATGATCTGCTGCTGCATCTCGGAGATATCTCTAGGGACGAGCTGGCTCGCCGCTGTGTTAGTCCCAACCTGCTGAAGAACCTGGACCGCCTGCAGCGCGTAAGACGTGTGGTTGAAGTGAAAATCGCAGGCGAGAAGAGATGGATTGCGGTGGAAGATGCGGCCCGATACCGCGATGCCCTTGGACTTTCCTTGCCGCGTGGCCTGCCTGCCGCGTTGCTTACGCAGGTTGGTGCGCCGGTGGTGGAACTGGTCCGCCGCTACGCGCGCACTCATGGTCCTTTCACGCTGGACGAGGTGATTGCAAGATTTTCTCTGGACGCCGCACAAGTGGAGAAGGCGCTGCGCATCCTCATGGCGGATGAGCGCATTGTTGAGGGAGGCTTTCGCCCGGGTGGCGTTCATCGAGAGTGGTGCGACGTGGAAGTGCTGCGCTCTATCCGGCGTAAATCTCTGGCGCGCCTGCGCAAGGAAGTGGAGCCGGTTGAGCCGCAGGTGCTGGCGCGGCTGTTTACGCATTGGCAAGGTGTATTGCAGCCACGGCGCGGCCTGGATGCATTGCTGGATGCGATCGAGAACCTGCAGGGTGCCCCGCTGCCGGCTTCCTTGCTGGAGACCGCGATTCTTCCCGCGCGTCTGGTGAATTATTCTTCCGCCCATCTGGACACGCTGATCGCTGCGGGGGAAGTGATGTGGTGCGGCTTCGATGCGTTGGGCGAGCATGACGGACGCGTGTCTCTTTATCTCGCCGATAAGCTCAGATCTTTGCTGCCGCTCCGCTCTGCGCGCGATGCCGGCAGCGGCGCACCGCTCTCGCCGCGGGAGTTGGCGATTCTGGAAGAACTGCGTCGTGGCGGCGCTGCATTCTTTTCGCAAATACACGATGCGGTGGGAGGCGGCTATCCCGGGGAGACACTCGATGCACTCTGGAGCCTGGTGTGGCGCGGCAAGGTGACCAATGATACCTTCCATGCACTGCGGGCCTATGTGGCAAAGCCTTCGACTGTGCGTCCATCGAGACACCAGCATAATTTGCCTGCATATCGCTCCCGCCGAACCACTCCGCCAAGCGCGCAGGGCCGCTGGGCGCTGGTGCCGGTGGAGGAGGCAACCGCGGAGACAGCGAGCGCTTTGCAGACGGAGTGGAGTCACGCGATAGCGCTGCAGTTGCTCCATCGCTACGGCGTGCTGACGCGCGAATCCGTAGCGTCTGAGAATCTTCCTGGAGGTTTTTCTGCCATCTACGATGTGCTGAAGGCGCTTGAGGAGAGCGGCAGGGTTCGGCGCGGATACTTTGTCGCTGGTCTTGGCGCGACGCAATTCGCGTTGCCGGCGGCGGTCGATCTTCTGCGGTCTCTCAGAAATTCCGCGCAGCCGGAAAAGTCGGAGATGGTGCTCCTCGCAGCGACGGACCCGGCGAACCCGTATGGTTCCGTGCTGCGCTGGCCTGCCGCAGCACAGGCTGATGAGGGAGAGGAACAGGCTCCGCGATCGCTCGCCCGGAGCGTTGGCGCGAGTGTCGTGCTACGCAATGGGGAGTTGGTTGCTTATCTGCGCCGCAACAATCCGAACCTGCAGGTCTTTCTTCCGCTGGAGGAACCAGAGCGCACGAATGTGGCGCGCGATCTGGCGCATTTTCTGGCGAGGACAACCCAGGAGGAGATGCAGCGCCATAATGCCGATCGTCGTGGCGGCATGCTGGTGGCGGCCATCAACGGCCAGCCCGCCCATCTGCACTGGATGGCGAGGCTGCTGCTCGATGCGGGATTTCAGGCTGCGCCACTGGGCTTCAATCTGCGACGCATGCTGCTGCCGCCGCAGTCGGAGGAATCCATTGCACCGGAGGTGCATTAG
- a CDS encoding nucleoside transporter C-terminal domain-containing protein encodes MGRFTGVLGLLTMLLLAWIFSTNRRAIRWRTVAWGLGLQILFAILVLRFETGQRAMAKAGSAVNHLLAYAFSGSEMVFGELGKQHSSLGMIFAFQVLPTIIFISALFAVLYHIGVMQLVIRFFAWLMQATMKVSGAESLNVAASIFMGQTEAPLTIRPFLPGATTSELMTIMTSGMAHVSGGIMAAYILYGIEAQHLLAAVIMTAPGTIVIAKMLVPETSTPATEGTVVMPKSEEHKEENLLGSIARGTIDGGKLAFNVAIMLISFLALVALVNGILGGAHTWLGWHHIPFPSSLNQILGFLFAPIAWLIGIPWHSARLVGNLLGTRMVINELVAYSMLGAQKAALDFRSFTIATFALCGFANLSSIGMQIGGIGALAPTRRNELARLGLRAMLAGTMANLMSASIVSILIR; translated from the coding sequence TTGGGGAGATTTACCGGGGTCCTGGGATTACTGACTATGCTGCTGCTGGCCTGGATCTTCTCTACGAACCGGCGTGCGATTCGCTGGCGCACGGTGGCTTGGGGACTGGGCCTTCAGATCCTCTTCGCGATTCTCGTCTTGCGGTTTGAGACAGGACAAAGGGCGATGGCAAAGGCCGGCAGCGCGGTCAACCATCTTCTCGCGTACGCGTTTTCCGGCTCGGAGATGGTCTTTGGCGAACTGGGGAAACAGCACTCGAGCCTGGGAATGATCTTCGCATTTCAGGTGCTGCCAACCATCATCTTTATCTCCGCGCTCTTCGCCGTGCTCTACCACATTGGCGTCATGCAGCTTGTGATCCGCTTCTTCGCGTGGCTGATGCAGGCCACGATGAAGGTCAGCGGCGCCGAAAGCCTGAATGTAGCCGCCAGCATCTTCATGGGGCAAACGGAAGCTCCCTTGACCATTCGCCCCTTCCTTCCCGGTGCGACAACTTCGGAGTTGATGACCATTATGACCAGCGGAATGGCTCACGTCTCCGGAGGCATCATGGCCGCGTATATCCTGTACGGAATCGAGGCGCAACATCTGCTGGCTGCCGTCATCATGACGGCGCCTGGCACCATCGTGATTGCCAAAATGCTCGTGCCTGAGACCAGCACTCCGGCAACCGAAGGCACCGTGGTCATGCCAAAGAGCGAGGAGCATAAAGAAGAGAATCTGCTTGGCTCGATTGCCCGCGGAACCATCGACGGAGGCAAGCTGGCATTCAATGTCGCTATCATGCTGATCTCGTTTCTTGCACTGGTGGCGCTGGTCAACGGCATCCTTGGCGGCGCGCATACCTGGCTTGGCTGGCATCACATTCCCTTCCCTTCCTCGCTGAACCAGATCCTGGGATTTCTCTTCGCGCCGATCGCGTGGCTCATCGGCATTCCGTGGCACAGCGCACGACTGGTCGGCAATCTGTTAGGAACTCGCATGGTGATCAACGAACTCGTCGCCTACTCCATGCTGGGAGCGCAGAAAGCAGCTCTCGACTTCCGCTCCTTTACTATTGCGACATTTGCTCTGTGCGGCTTTGCGAACCTGAGCTCCATCGGCATGCAGATCGGCGGAATCGGCGCACTCGCACCCACTCGCCGCAACGAACTCGCCCGCCTGGGCCTGCGAGCCATGTTGGCGGGCACGATGGCCAACCTGATGTCCGCCTCGATCGTCAGCATCCTGATACGGTAA
- a CDS encoding PBP1A family penicillin-binding protein gives MPVKIKLGRPGTSVQDFFASKSGKQAVKILLGGVVAVLLALFGVASFYYYRYEQIVDKRLTQPLFARTAKIYAAPREVRIGQKLTVNAIAQELSQAGYSRSSDIHASQMGTYEDRPGSIYIHPGAQSYHTQDGATISIANGLVSQISGDQGQALAAYELEPLLITGLSEDANRTKRRLVTYDEIPPNLVQAVLAIEDRRFFEHSGVNYYRLMMAMFKDVRSGQKAQGGSTLTMQLARGFFLSPEKRLKRKLIEIAITFQLEHRFNKRQIFEMYANQINLGQRGSFSINGFGEAARSYFGKDVQQLDLPQCALLAGMIQRPNYFSPYKHPERALERRNLVLDSMVETGAITRQQADIAKASPLKLAVMSVDASEAPYFVDLVRDRLNQKLGERDFNREGLRIYTSLDPDLQRVAAEAVEIGMKNVDQLVLKAHSHKAKDGTITTSGNITYPQVALIALNPHTGQVLALVGGRNYGMSQLNHAVSKRPTGSIFKPFVYAAAFNSSLSGAQLTGQDAVFSPVTMLSDEQTTYNAGSSQEYTPRNYHSEYHDQVTARFALQQSLNNATISLAQMVGFNNVASLARDAGIKSARGTPAVALGAYDATPLDMAGAYTVFANNGVKIDPWMLASVRTSSGDVIDDYSPDSKPILDPRVAYLTTSLMQNVINAGTGYEVRRRGFNAPAAGKTGTSHDAWFAGYTSNLICIVWVGNDDYTDVKLSGSAAAAPIWAEFMKRAVQLPQYSDTHDFAAPAGIIQVRIDKATNLLANDSCPDSYTASFLDGTAPTDTCDHANGDQRNLFQKLFGIGEKPASPTVNGQPIVQPPGQAAGDVSASRTETNPDGTKKKGFFGKVFGALKGSDKKPAPQAQPSP, from the coding sequence TTGCCAGTCAAGATTAAACTCGGTCGTCCGGGAACGTCGGTACAGGACTTCTTTGCAAGTAAATCTGGCAAGCAGGCGGTGAAGATCTTGCTCGGTGGCGTAGTGGCGGTTTTGCTCGCGCTCTTCGGGGTAGCATCTTTCTACTACTACCGCTATGAGCAGATCGTAGACAAGCGCCTTACCCAGCCATTGTTCGCGCGCACAGCAAAGATTTACGCGGCTCCGCGCGAGGTGCGTATCGGGCAGAAGCTCACCGTGAACGCTATAGCGCAGGAACTCAGTCAGGCCGGCTACAGCCGGTCGAGCGACATTCATGCTTCGCAGATGGGCACCTATGAAGATCGGCCGGGAAGCATCTACATCCATCCCGGAGCGCAGTCCTACCACACGCAGGACGGCGCAACAATCAGCATCGCCAACGGTCTTGTCAGCCAGATAAGCGGAGACCAGGGGCAGGCGCTGGCTGCCTATGAGCTGGAGCCGCTGCTGATCACCGGCCTGTCGGAAGATGCCAATCGCACCAAGCGGCGCTTGGTCACCTACGACGAAATTCCGCCCAACCTGGTGCAGGCTGTGCTCGCCATCGAGGACCGCCGATTCTTTGAACACAGCGGCGTGAACTACTACCGCCTGATGATGGCGATGTTTAAAGACGTCCGCTCCGGGCAGAAGGCGCAAGGCGGATCGACGCTCACCATGCAATTGGCACGCGGCTTCTTCCTCTCCCCGGAAAAGCGGCTGAAGCGCAAGCTGATTGAGATTGCAATTACCTTCCAGCTCGAACATCGCTTCAATAAGCGGCAGATCTTCGAAATGTACGCGAACCAGATCAACCTGGGCCAGCGCGGCAGCTTCTCGATCAACGGATTCGGCGAGGCCGCAAGGAGCTACTTCGGCAAGGATGTGCAGCAGCTTGATCTGCCGCAATGTGCGCTGCTGGCCGGCATGATCCAACGGCCGAATTACTTTTCTCCCTACAAGCATCCCGAGCGCGCACTGGAGCGGCGCAACCTGGTTCTCGACTCGATGGTGGAGACAGGCGCCATCACCCGGCAGCAGGCGGATATCGCAAAGGCATCTCCACTGAAGCTGGCTGTCATGAGCGTCGATGCCAGCGAGGCGCCCTACTTTGTGGACCTTGTTCGCGACCGGTTAAACCAGAAGCTCGGCGAGCGCGACTTCAACCGCGAGGGGCTGCGTATCTATACCTCGCTCGATCCTGACCTGCAGCGTGTCGCGGCGGAAGCAGTTGAGATCGGCATGAAGAATGTGGACCAACTGGTGCTGAAGGCCCACTCGCATAAAGCGAAAGATGGGACGATCACCACCAGCGGCAACATCACGTATCCGCAGGTGGCGCTCATCGCGCTCAATCCGCACACGGGGCAGGTGCTGGCCCTGGTTGGCGGACGGAATTACGGCATGAGCCAGTTAAATCACGCGGTGTCCAAGCGACCCACAGGATCGATCTTCAAGCCCTTCGTGTATGCAGCGGCTTTTAACTCGAGTCTTTCAGGTGCTCAATTGACGGGGCAGGACGCCGTGTTTTCGCCCGTCACCATGTTGAGTGACGAGCAGACCACGTACAACGCCGGCAGCAGCCAGGAATATACACCGCGCAACTACCACTCCGAATATCACGACCAGGTAACCGCGCGCTTTGCCCTGCAGCAATCGCTGAACAACGCCACCATCTCCCTGGCGCAAATGGTGGGCTTCAACAACGTGGCTTCTCTCGCGCGGGATGCAGGCATCAAGTCGGCTCGGGGAACTCCGGCCGTCGCGCTGGGCGCCTATGACGCAACGCCTCTCGACATGGCCGGCGCTTACACCGTCTTCGCCAACAACGGAGTCAAGATTGATCCCTGGATGCTGGCCTCCGTTCGCACCAGCTCCGGTGACGTTATCGACGACTATTCTCCTGACTCCAAACCGATTCTTGATCCGCGAGTCGCCTACCTCACAACCAGCTTGATGCAGAACGTGATCAACGCCGGCACGGGCTACGAAGTACGCAGGCGCGGCTTCAACGCTCCAGCCGCGGGCAAAACGGGAACCTCGCACGATGCCTGGTTTGCAGGTTACACCAGCAACCTGATCTGCATTGTGTGGGTGGGCAACGACGACTATACCGACGTAAAACTTTCAGGCAGCGCCGCCGCGGCCCCCATCTGGGCAGAATTCATGAAGCGCGCGGTACAGTTACCGCAATACTCTGACACGCATGACTTTGCCGCCCCTGCCGGCATCATCCAGGTACGCATCGACAAGGCAACGAATCTCCTCGCGAACGATTCCTGTCCGGACAGCTATACGGCATCGTTCCTCGACGGAACGGCTCCGACCGATACCTGCGATCATGCCAATGGCGATCAGCGCAACCTGTTTCAAAAACTCTTTGGCATAGGCGAGAAGCCCGCCTCCCCGACGGTCAACGGTCAGCCGATTGTGCAGCCACCAGGCCAGGCTGCTGGAGACGTAAGCGCGAGCCGCACGGAGACAAATCCGGATGGCACAAAGAAGAAGGGATTCTTTGGAAAGGTATTTGGCGCGCTGAAGGGTAGCGATAAGAAGCCCGCTCCGCAGGCACAACCCTCTCCTTAG
- a CDS encoding thymidine phosphorylase, with amino-acid sequence MDLIRKQRDGIELNDEEIKFLVRGAAEESLPMEQLSAWLMAAWLRGLSHNELTSLTQAMRFSGEVFDTTTLGKLAVDKHSTGGVGDKTSFLVAPIAAAAGLAVPMISGRALGHTGGTLDKIESIPGYRTKLSLAEFRSILDRTGASIMGQTKNLAPADRVLYALRDRTATVESPDLICASIMSKKLAEGLHALVLDVKTGSGAFLQREQDALHLASLMVQTGEAAGTRTVALLTGMEQPLGRAAGNWIEVAEAIELLHGGRDPLTEDLRELSIALAGWMIYLGEEAASPDDGRRLAEELLDSGAAFHAFRAMVEAQGGDPGCIDHPSTFHKPGASRNFPATRSGIISEMDCAQVGWAVQRLGAGRERVGDAVDPHAGLLFHAKCGSTVEAGQAICTMFAASEDKFEEPERLLRTAIHIQDTGHKANPPVRRIITVENAAQFLKIQ; translated from the coding sequence GTGGACCTGATTCGAAAACAGCGCGACGGTATAGAGCTGAACGACGAAGAAATCAAGTTTCTTGTACGGGGAGCCGCTGAAGAGAGCCTGCCAATGGAGCAGTTATCGGCATGGCTGATGGCCGCGTGGTTGCGGGGACTCTCGCACAACGAGCTGACATCGCTGACGCAGGCGATGCGCTTCTCCGGCGAGGTCTTCGACACGACGACGCTCGGCAAGCTGGCTGTCGATAAGCACTCCACCGGCGGCGTGGGAGACAAAACCTCCTTCCTGGTTGCACCCATCGCGGCGGCGGCAGGGCTGGCAGTGCCGATGATCAGCGGGCGCGCGCTTGGCCACACGGGCGGCACTCTGGACAAGATCGAATCTATCCCCGGCTATCGCACGAAACTTTCACTGGCTGAGTTCCGCAGCATCCTCGATCGCACCGGCGCAAGCATTATGGGGCAGACGAAGAACCTGGCGCCTGCCGATCGTGTTCTTTATGCATTGCGCGATCGCACCGCGACCGTCGAGAGTCCCGATCTAATCTGCGCTTCCATCATGAGCAAGAAGCTGGCAGAGGGGCTGCATGCACTGGTGCTCGATGTAAAGACGGGATCAGGCGCGTTCCTCCAGCGTGAGCAAGACGCTCTTCACCTCGCGTCCCTGATGGTCCAGACGGGCGAGGCCGCGGGCACGCGCACGGTTGCATTGCTCACCGGAATGGAGCAGCCGCTTGGCCGCGCGGCGGGAAACTGGATCGAGGTGGCGGAAGCGATCGAGCTGCTGCATGGAGGCCGCGACCCGCTGACCGAAGACCTGCGCGAGTTATCCATCGCGCTCGCAGGGTGGATGATTTATCTCGGCGAGGAGGCAGCTTCGCCTGACGATGGCCGTCGATTGGCGGAAGAGCTCCTGGACAGCGGTGCCGCATTCCACGCCTTTCGCGCCATGGTCGAAGCACAAGGCGGCGACCCTGGCTGCATCGATCATCCGTCAACGTTCCATAAGCCCGGCGCATCGCGGAATTTTCCCGCAACGCGCTCCGGCATTATTTCGGAGATGGATTGTGCGCAGGTGGGATGGGCCGTACAGCGCCTTGGAGCAGGACGCGAGCGGGTGGGCGACGCTGTCGATCCGCATGCCGGTCTGCTCTTCCATGCCAAGTGCGGAAGTACCGTAGAGGCTGGGCAGGCAATCTGCACCATGTTCGCCGCCAGCGAGGATAAGTTCGAGGAACCCGAGCGGCTCCTCCGCACCGCGATTCACATCCAGGACACAGGTCACAAAGCAAACCCGCCCGTTCGTAGGATAATTACCGTCGAAAACGCCGCACAGTTTCTGAAGATCCAATAG
- the cdd gene encoding cytidine deaminase, which produces MKSEEPPLTPEQVAKLIDEAKSAAANAYAPYSGFRVGAALFLRDGAVVTGANVENASYGLTICAERSAVVRAIGERGPQTRIRAIALANLNAASSSPCGACLQVLAEFTEPDAWVVFPVAGRLETRRFAELFPFPFQLSTSATS; this is translated from the coding sequence ATGAAAAGCGAAGAACCCCCGCTGACGCCAGAGCAGGTTGCGAAGCTGATCGACGAGGCGAAGTCTGCTGCCGCCAACGCGTATGCGCCATATTCGGGATTTCGCGTCGGTGCCGCCCTGTTCCTGCGCGATGGCGCAGTCGTTACCGGTGCCAATGTGGAGAATGCCTCGTATGGGCTGACGATATGCGCGGAACGCTCCGCGGTAGTTCGAGCCATTGGCGAACGTGGGCCGCAAACACGCATCCGTGCCATCGCACTGGCAAACCTCAACGCGGCTTCCTCCTCCCCTTGTGGAGCTTGTCTACAGGTGTTGGCGGAGTTCACAGAACCCGACGCATGGGTTGTCTTCCCGGTTGCAGGCAGGCTGGAGACTCGGCGATTCGCGGAGCTTTTCCCCTTCCCATTCCAACTCAGCACGAGCGCAACTTCTTAG